One window from the genome of Equus asinus isolate D_3611 breed Donkey chromosome 29, EquAss-T2T_v2, whole genome shotgun sequence encodes:
- the LOC139042476 gene encoding myelin-associated neurite-outgrowth inhibitor-like yields the protein MGYAAAAPTYSPNMYPGANPTFQTGYTPGTPYKVSCSPTSGAVPPYSSSPNPYQTAVYPVRSAYPQQSPYAQQGTYCTQSLYAARPHVVHHTTVVQPNGMPATVYPAPIPPPTGNGVTMGMVAGTTMAMSAGTLLTANSPTPVAPH from the coding sequence atGGGCTACGCAGCAGCGGCTCCCAcctactcccccaacatgtaccctggagcgaaccccaccttccaaacaggttacactcctggcacaccttacaaagtgtcctgttcccccaccagtggggcagtgccaccatactcctcctcccccaacccctaccaGACCGCCGTGTACCCCGTGCGAAGTGCCTACCCCCAGCAGAGCCCATATGCACAGCAAGGCACATACTGCACACAATCCCTGTACGCAGCACGTCCTCACGTCGTCCACCACACCACGGTGGTGCAACCCAATGGCATGCCGGCGACTGTGTACCCTGCACCTATCCCTCCACCTACAGGCAACGGGGTCACCATGGgcatggtggctgggaccacTATGGCGATGTCAGCAGGTACCCTGCTGACTGCCAACTCCCCAACTCCTGTCGCCCCTCACTGA